The nucleotide window AAACTAactaatgtaaataataaaattattcactaaattaatttttaagttaattatcattataaataattttgttacaCATATATACACCgatgtaaaataattaattatatttttacatagactgtgaataataaataattccatTAGCTATCTTATTAACATTGTCATAtgcttaataaattaaaataataattctaatttatattctcatataaaataattaatcaaatgTTCACAAATCTCAAATTAAActgtaataattaatttagtaacgTTGCttcattaaattattaaacactaacgctaaataaaaactaacaaatatTCTACTATgtattattatcaataaaattaaccaaTAAATTCAATACTAATTACTATTTTGTTTAAACAAATACATTTAATAAACCTATAAAATTAATCTACTCATTATGCAAAGGTTAACTTTACTCTACACgcacaaaatattatttttaatataaactaactatacacatatataattaatattatatctaTCTAAAATCATAATGGTAAGAACTGAACCGATGATCAAATCAATCAGACTATTAGTTCACTAGTTTATTAATTCAATCGATAAATTATTGGTTAAATCGATAAAATTGatctcatataaataaaaaaataaaataataaaaaatttaacaaatttaaaatatatatcttcaaagtttatatttctattaataatagtaaataattaaaaatataattaattcaaaaaataaaaaatataaaatttaaattaaattaaatatttataaaattatttaattcaaaattttactatataattaaaatttgtcatatataatattagaaaaCACAATAACAAGTGGTAACTAGGAGACATTGTAAACAAGAGGTCCCATTGGCTCTACCACAGGTTGACAAGCGGTATGCTGATCACAGATAGAGGTACGTTGCCATGGAGCACCATAGAATGGTAAGTTACCAAATCAAACTGGTTGGATCGATTGATTTTTTCAATTCTAATTGGTTCATGTCAGTTTTTATTCTTAAACAGTTTAAAAAACGAACCGAACCGATTGATAATCcgatttttcaattttttagtcAAATTGACTAATTTGATTCAGTTTTTACAATTATGTCTAAAACATTATTTTAATACTACTATTTAATCTATAAACATCATCAAATATACAAAATtactatattaatatttaaatcgagaaaaaattaaaataaatacttacaTAATGTGAAGTTCAAGAGAatcaactttttttaatttattttctaaggcATTGTGTGATTTTGGTTAATAAAATGGTGGTTTATGGAGGTACTTGCTGTGCAAAAGATGAAGAAGGAAATGAAACTATAAAAGTGAGAGTGAAAGTTCAGTTCAGTTCAGCATCGAGGAGGgatagaagaaagagaagaggagcCTCTCACCNNNNNNNNNNNNNNNNNNNNNNNNNNNNNNNNNNNNNNNNNNNNNNNNNNNNNNNNNNNNNNNNNNNNNNNNNNNNNNNNNNGATTTCAGTATGCCCCCATTCTATCGTCCGAGTTCCTCTGCTTTCTACTTTATCCGTCTAATTGATCTAAGCCACCAAACCAAGGCTAGGTTTTATGGTTCAAATCTCCATCGTCCTATCTTCGTAAATTTAAATTTGGCCTTCAATCTGACCATTCGATTTGAGTCAATACCAACCTTCGATTTGTGGCACCTTTAAATCGGATGGTCTGATTTGTTGTTAGccatcatttaaaattttatatcccTACACATACAATGAGCTAATAACAATGAATAATACCACTATTTTTTCaatatgtaaattaaaaaaagcgGTTAAAGACattgaaacaaataaaattaatgtatttGATATTCTAgatttttaataactaaatcaTATTATATGTACACAAAAATCGAACACTAAAATTAgccattaatataaaatatgttacaatataaatatacattaaaaataaattaaatcacacatatatttatacacaaatatattaataactaattttaatgtacaaataatatttttgtaattcaaTGATTCTTACACTATCATTTCAATTGCTTTGGAAACTAAAAAAGTATCCAGATATTATAATATCAACGCGCATCTGATGTGGTATTTAAAGGTGTTCAAACCAATCCAAATCGAACAAAATCGACGAACcgaataaaaaaaatcgaaaaccaaaataactaaactaaaataaccaaaaaattatgtttttgcAGTTTTttgttcggttcggttcggtttttggttttggttgagaaaACTTGAACCAAACCAACCGAACCGgtatataaataaaacatttaaattACCCTAACCCTAATGTGAAGCCCATTCATTCACCTTCACCTCACGCTGTAGcaatgttctgaaaatcggTTCGAACCGGCTAGTCGAACTGTGAACCGGACATAAAAACGATTCGGGCAATCAATAAAACCGTAAAAtctgaaaatcaaaattgaacCGGTGAACCAATCGGTAACCGGTTGGTCGACGCCGATTTTTTGGCTGAACAGCAAAACGCTATCGTTCCACTCACTGAGGCAATTAGCAAGCCCTAACTGCCATAGTTATAAAAATAGACCGAACCGATCGGTTCGACTGTAAAACAGGTGAACCAGACTCCTAACCGGTCCGGTTGAATGATATGACCGAATAAAAAAGAGAACCGTTGAAAACCAAATTGAACCGGCCGGTTTTGATAAAAAACCGAAAAAGCAGCGGTTCTTGGTCAACCGACCGGTTCggaagctttttttttttttaacttcattTTACAAAACACAAGTTCTCTTATATGCTACGGTACCCCCAAACCCAAATCAGTTTCCACTTTTCCCCAACCCTAATCTCCTAACGGCGAACCCTCCCGTCACCACCTCACCTCACTCCGTTAGTGTCACTCACCCAGCCACCGCCGCCAGCCGGCCGCCGTCGTCTCCTTCGTCTCACCGCCGAACACCGATTCTGAACTCTGAAGGAACAGAACAGAGTACAGACCCGCGGCTCCGCTTCGTCCCTATCTCTCATCGCCGTCGCCGTTGGCTCGCCCTCGCCGCGCCGTCGCCCTCGCCGTTGCCTCGCTCTTCTGCTCTGTCAAATAGGTTAGTTGAATATGTTGTTCTCCAGTTCTCCTCTGTTCTGCACTTCTGCAGTTCTGCTCTATGCTTGTTGAAAACTTATGAATAATGAATAATGTTGTTCTGCACTTCTGTTATGACTTATGCTTGTTCTATTCTGTTGTGAAAACTTGAAAGGATATATTCTGCACTTCCTTGACTGATGCATCAATATTTTCTGTTGTTCTGGAGTTGAAAGGATAAGGATATGTTCTTTTCTGGAGTTGTTCTATTCTGTTGCGAAAACTTGTTCTCACAATATTTTCTGTTGTTCTATTCTGCACTTTCTTGACTGATGCATCAGGAGTTGTTCTATTCTGTTGTGAAAACTTGAAATTTCTGGGATGAATATGCTTGTTGAAAGCTTGAAACTATGAAATATGAATAATGTTGTTCTGTTGATTTGTTCTGTGTTGAATATGCTTGTTGAAAAATGGATGAATTTGTAGCTGTTATGACTAATGTTTTTATGTTGTCTGTTCTGTTATGAATATGCTTGTGGCCTTGTGCTGTGAATTTAACTATTTAAGAGGTTGCTGTGAATTTAACTATTTAAGCCTTTAAAGTTGCTGTCTTGCTGAATAGGGAATAGGAATTAGGGAATTTAGgattgctattttttattttttatttatataggaTCGGGtcaaccggttcaaccagtAACCCAGCGGTTGAACCAATAACCCAGTGACCCAGTGACCTGACCGGTTCGATTATCGgttcggttctgacaactatgctAACTGCATCCTCCTGTGCCAGATCTAGCATTCCAAACTCCAAAGCGCCGTTTCAATCTCATCGAGCTCCAGAGCGCCCCTCACCTCCGTCCACCGCCTCGCCGTCATTCCTTCGAACAGCCACCGTCTGCGCGCTCACTTCCCCTCCATCGCGCAGCAGCCATCGCAACCTTCGAAGCCTCCCTCGCGCAGCAGCCATCGCAAACTTCGAAGCCACCGTCTACTCTACCACTCTTGCATGCTCTGTCTCCCTCGGTGTCTCTCGGTGTCTCTGTCTCCGTTGGTCACTCGGTgtctctgtctctgtctctcgGTGTCCCTGTCCCTCTCCGCAACCACAGTGTCTTGCATGTTCTCTAGGTATAGTGTGAACTGATATAGTGATATAGTGTGAAGTGTGAACTGATATAGTGATATAGTGATTGAATAATTGATTGAATAATTGTTTGCCTGTTTCAACTGAACTAAGTTACTGATTCAGAACTGTGAACTTTGTATTGTTATTGGATTGGATTGTATTGTTATTGGAATGGATTGTTATTGCCTGTTTGCCTATTTCAATTGAATAATTGGATTGGATTGTATTGTTATTGGATTGCTGGTAATGTTTAGGTATGTATTGTTATTGTATTGTTATTGGATTGCTGGTAATGTGTAGGTATGAAtgaataattattgttagttaATTATTGTTGTTCCCCCTCTTCTTCAGGATCTGCTCTGCTCTGTTCTAGGCTTCTAGATTTCTTTGTTAttggaatttgattttatttctggTTAGGATTGGTGATCTGAatcttttatttgaaaattattttttggttcTTTGATTTTCAAGTTGCTTGCTGCTTCAATTTGAGAGGATTCTGAATTTTGGTTTAAACTGTGATTGAAGGTTCTTTGGTTTGGGTATTCTTCACTTTCCTGGAAGCTTAGTTTTTAATTCGTTGAGATCAAATTATTGTTTTCAACCTTGGTGATTTTTCGATATTCTTTTTGGTTGCTTTCTTTTTAAATGTTTCAATTGGTGTTATTGTGTTGTTGCTGTGATTTAAATGTTCTTTttgattctttctttttctcgaATGCCCAGTCAATGCTTGATTGATTGGCTTTGCTCACTGAttatatttgatgataaatattAGATTTATAACTCTATCACTGCTTTATTGTCTGTTTGtatagttaaattttattaaagtttctTGAATTTGCACTATGTTACTGATTCAAAGTTTTTTGAGTTCTGTTCATTGTTTGGTTGCACCGTCCCTGCTCTCGATCTCTGCCGACTTGCTGCCCCTCCTCTATGctggatttttttttgtttcagcTGTTGTGTTTTTGTTTCAGGTCCTGTTGTGTTTGTTGTGCAATACTATCAATTTGTTTTACTTTTTGACTCAGCTACATTAAGACaatattttctatctttaaCTTGTGcattgtatatttatattagactataattatgttttaatgtgtttatttttatttgatattattttattataaaacggttttttcggttttatattattttttttctccgcCTTATCCCCTCCTTCTCCCTCTCCCTTTCTCGTACCCGCTCTCTCTCCGTCGTCTCCCACACAGTGAAACAACAACAGGAATATTCACCTGTTGTCCATCGACTACGCCTTTCGGCCTGATCTTAGGCCCTGACTCACCCTCCGTGGACGAACCTTGCGGAGGAACCCTTAGGTTTTTGAGGCATTGGATTCTCACCAACATTTGCGTTACTCAAGCCGACATTCTCGCTTCCGCTTCGTCCACCACTGCTCGCGCGGGTCCTTTCCTCTAAGGCGGAACGCTCCCCTACCGATTCATTTTTACATCCCACAGCTTCGGCAGATCGCTTAGCCCCGTTCATCTTCGGCGCAAGAGCGCTCGATCAGTGAGCTATTACGCACTCTTTCAAGGGACAAAGTTCTAGCACCATGCCAAATGTGcccgaaaaagaagagaagagcaaaCGAAGCATGTCCAAAAGTAAACTAACCCCTTGGACTGCTACGAAAAACACCATCTGATTTCAAAGTGGCACGAtctaattcaaaaatttcaccCAATTGAGCACGTCTAGCATATTTTTTCACAGTAGCGGGAGTCAGTTATCGTACCAGCAGCCACCGTGTCGCCTTCCGTGAAGCACAGCGCAGCGCAATCCAGCCGCCGTGTCGTCCGTGACGCAGGTTTattcttgattttcttcctgagttttcattctctatctgccattttttttccttttctatttttgttataattttctTCTGGTTTAGTATTCTTATTGATTCTAATTTGGGATGAACACTTGATTGGCTTGTTCTTGATTCTATGGCTGAGTTGTTGATTctgattttgttttttaattctgAATTTTTTGTTCTGTTTGATTTAGGGTAATTCTTGTTTGAGTACtgctagggagccaatggcCTATGCgtacaatatgtacaatgaGCTAAATTTTTGGTcaatgaataaaatgaacataaCCCATACTATCTAGAATAACCATCTGGATAcctagggataataaacatcttatGTCATAAAACCACTCATCCAAAAAGCTTAAGCTGATTTTGGGGTTCACCAAGGATCAAATTCTTGACCTTTTGGATctagaactctaataccatgtcatgaaacCACTCATTTCAAAAGCGTAACCTGATAGAAtaatgtaacactaatggtcatatctctGATACTTTCTAAACCTcaattgtacacattgtacgcttaggccattggctccctatactttctctAACTTGAATTCTACTGGGTTTCATCCGAACAGGTTCGAATCCCTCTGTCCctgattttcaatcttcactTCCTTTTCTccaaattagggttagggttttacAATTTCCCACTATCAACAATCCAAGACACTCGATTGAACTCAGCAGCAACTAAAATGGAAGAGCAATCAGTAGTAAACGGCATCGTTTCAGGTTCAAGCAGTTCCAGAACGACACAGGAGCTTGCAATGGAAGGCCAGAAGTACCTCGAAGAAACCATAGAGTACGCTTTTCAGATCCTATCTTCCATGAACGACGAGCTCTGCAACCCCGTTTTGTGGTCCATTGCTTCTCCGTCTGCAGCTTCCTCAGCTTCCCTGCTTCACCATAACAACGGTCCTTCTTCTCACTCTTCCAACGGTGGTGCCGGAGATGCTGCCTCCGATAACTCCAACCACCATGCTGAGAGTGGTGCCGTTGGTGGAGGAGCTGGCGCTGGTGGCGCACTCGAAGAGGCAAGGTTTCGCTATAAGAACGCTATTGCTTCTCTTCGAAACGTTCTCGAAGCAATTCCCAATTCTCAAAAggtacatttttttttgttttcagaaTTTGAAGACAAACCATTTTTATGTATGTGACAGTTGCATATAAATTAAACTCTTATTTATtccatatattttaatttttggcaCATGCATGGTTTGGATAGGGATTAAGATTTTAGAACTGTCAGAATACTATGGTAATTGTTGTTCATAGAGTACTGAAAATGATCCATCTGGCTGAAGGATTAACGAATGATTATCTCAAGTAAAGTGGTTAGTTAATTCTAAGTGTATGAAATATTCATATGATATCAAGTTAGTTAATCATTGAGTGGTTTCAAATATTTTCTCACAAGAGTTTCAAACTTATGCATTCATgtgttttatatataatttgttcCATGACTATGATAAACAATGGTGTGATAGTGATCTTACTAAAGGATAAAACAACAGAACCATAGTTGTAGAACTATAATATATCACCTTCACTGAACTTGTTTCTTGTATATTATCATGTCATCTGCCGCAATTTGAACCATGCAGTGTGAAATGAAGTTTAAAGGATATTGGCATGCAAACTTGCATATTCtttattgtgaac belongs to Arachis duranensis cultivar V14167 chromosome 8, aradu.V14167.gnm2.J7QH, whole genome shotgun sequence and includes:
- the LOC107460514 gene encoding mediator of RNA polymerase II transcription subunit 30-like produces the protein MEEQSVVNGIVSGSSSSRTTQELAMEGQKYLEETIEYAFQILSSMNDELCNPVLWSIASPSAASSASLLHHNNGPSSHSSNGGAGDAASDNSNHHAESGAVGGGAGAGGALEEARFRYKNAIASLRNVLEAIPNSQKAKSFDTGSTDSPMELDDMELEKLEERASSLRKELANKNMHLKILIDQLRDLLSDISTWQSPYST